One window of Elaeis guineensis isolate ETL-2024a chromosome 11, EG11, whole genome shotgun sequence genomic DNA carries:
- the LOC105054477 gene encoding probable serine/threonine protein phosphatase 2A regulatory subunit B''delta isoform X2: MMTTDITTQIFNILKQPDCKYLTQEDFKPVLQELLATHPGLEFLQGTPEFQERYAETVIYRIFYYVNRSGNGQLTLRELKRGNLIAAMQHADEEEDINKVLRYFSYEHFYVIYCKFWELDTDHDFLIDKENLIRYGNHALTYRIVDKIFSQLPRKFTSKVEGKMGYEDFVYFILAEEDKSSEPSLEYWFKCIDLDGNGILTPNEMQFFYEEQLHRMECMAQEPVLFEDILCQMIDMIAPENESFFSLRDLKGNKLSGNVFNILFNLNKFMAFETRDPFLIRQEREEPTLTEWDRFAHREYIRLSMEEDAEDASNGSGDVWDESLEAPF, translated from the exons ATGATGACAACAGATATAACCACCCAGATATTTAACATTCTGAAGCAACCTGATTGCAAGTACCTCACTCAG GAGGACTTTAAACCTGTCCTTCAAGAACTTTTGGCGACGCATCCCGGTTTGGAATTCTTACAGGGCACACCTGAATTTCAGGAAAGATATG CGGAAACTGTTATATACAGAATTTTTTACTATGTGAATAGATCTGGAAATGGCCAACTTACCCTTAGAGAACTGAAACGTGGAAATTTAATTGCTGCAATGCAGCATGCTGATGAGGAGGAAGATATTAACAAAGTTTTGAG GTACTTCTCATATGAGCACTTCTATGTAATATACTGCAAGTTTTGGGAGCTCGATACAGATCATGATTTCTTGATTGACAAAGAGAACCTTATCAGATATGGAAACCATGCACTGACATATAGAAttgttgataaaatattttcacag TTACCGAGGAAATTTACAAGTAAGGTTGAAGGAAAAATGGGTTATGAAGATTTTGTTTATTTTATCCTGGCCGAGGAAGATAAATCATCTGAGCCAAGTCTTGAGTATTG GTTCAAGTGTATAGATTTGGATGGAAATGGAATTCTGACTCCCAACGAAATGCAATTCTTTTATGAGGAGCAGTTGCATCGTATGGAATGCATGGCACAGGAACCTGTACTCTTTGAGGACATTTTATGTCAGATGATCGATATGATTGCACCAGAG AATGAGAGCTTTTTTTCTCTACGAGACTTAAAAGGCAATAAACTTTCGGGAAATGTTTTTAACATCCTTTTCAATCTTAACAAATTCATGGCATTTGAAACGCGTGATCCATTTCTTATTCGTCAA GAACGTGAAGAGCCAACTTTGACTGAGTGGGATCGTTTTGCACACAGAGAATATATTAGGCTCTCAATGGAAGAAGATGCTGAAGATGCCTCTAATGGAAGTGGAGATGTTTGGGATGAATCACTTGAGGCTCCATTCTGA